taaaagtgggggacctgtgtggctcagtcaggttaagtgtctgcctttggctcaggtcatgatcttagggtcctaagatcaagcccttctctttccccttctcacttgtgcatgcactctttcttttctccctctaaaataaatctttaaaaacaaatctacaaAAAAGGATggatttccaaaatatatttgatcacaatattcatttttcaaagagtactttgaagggcacctgggtggctcagttggttaagcatccgactcttggttgtagctcggatcatgatctctgggacctgagatcgagccccgagttgggctccacactgagccttggatcctacttaagattctctctctctctctctgtccccctctccctcatgccaccccccacccaacgCAGGTGTGCCTgagcatgctcactctctcttccctctgattAGAAAAGCTTTTATAGATTCTGCTTGGTTTCTTTAACTCTGATGACCCCCAAAATTGTGCCAATCCCAGTTTCTGCAATTAGTTTGAGGGCCTGAGTGAACTCCCATTCTACAGCCATATTCTTGTGGGACTTTGAAACAATTCACCAGGGAAACTTGGATCTagcattttgtttcctttcatcaTTGCAGTTGGATCCTGCTGTGGACTATTTATGTCCCCACAGAATGCATATATTCAAGTCATAACCCCCAAGGTGATAGTATTAGGAGGCAGGGTCTTTGGGAAATGATTATTAGATCATAAGAGCTCGGTCCTCatgaattagtgcccttataaaggaGACCCCAGTTAGCTAGTCCCCTTCTGCCAAGTGAGGACACAATCAAAAACTGAACCAGAAAGCAAGCACTCACCAGACTGAATCTTCTCATAGTTTGTCATTCATATAGGTTTTTGGGggttattttttttgggggggtgcagggcagaggaagagagagaatcttaagcaggttccacacccagcatggctcactctcacaactctgaaatcacgacctgaaccgaaatcaagtcggacgcctaaccgactgagctactcaggcacccctatatggTAGTTCTCTACTTTTGAAacatatatatgcttttaaaacaggtatgcagggcacctgggttgagTGCCTGTGGtgcaggtcgtgattctggggtcctgggatagagtcccacaaggggctcctggccagagcctgcctctctctctgtctcatgaataaataaaatcttttgaaataataagtaaataaataaaacaggtgtGCTATTCAGTAAGGGCCCTTTATGActataattaatgaaataatgcaaaaGGATACTGAACTCTAAACTACCTTCCAATTGCAAAAGGGTTATAAGCCAGAATATCCTATGtggtatttttctcctttatttccatatatacacacaacagaCACTGTGTTTATAGATTATCTCAATATTTAcatcaattttataattttatcccTTTTAATAGGTTTTTAACCTGGAGTCCATGAacttgtttgggaaaaaaaattacatctctATTTTTACTATCTTCTGTTACTTAGCATTTCCTTCAGTTATAAATATAggcaacaggggcacctgggtggcccagtggttgagcatctgcctttggctcaggtcgtgatcccggagttccaggatcaagtcctgcatgaggctccctgcagggagcctgcttctccctctgcctgtgtctccacctgtctctgtgtgtctctcatgaattgaaaaataaaatctggacaGCCCGGGCACATTGTGCGGAGTTCATAACATCAATACACTGCCAATAGTAGTCCATGGCCcccaaaagattaaaacaaacacacaaaccctATACCATGAGGAAATGAGCCTTCATCACTGTCCTGTTGCATCCCAGGTATGAGTCCTGAGCATTTTCTCCAACATTCCTCCCAAGAACTCCTGCTTCAAAGAAGGGGTTATTATCCAAAGGGTGTAGTTCGGTGAGGCTCGATACAACTTTGTGTGATAAGGGAGAAGCATTCCTTCTGCTAGGAGATCTATAGCTGATGACCCACAGATTTCCCCTTTTGGACGAAAAAACAATGGCTCACACGGTTCCTCAGCACAAGTGGCTTAAATACTTGATGATCTGCATCACTGGCTTGTCTTTCACATATTAAACAATCTCTTCTCTGTGCACTGCGCATCTTGATGTACACTAAATCCTCTCTCCAGATGGCACTCTCTATAATGCCTTTCTTCCTAACCCAAGGCCTCTGCTAGGTGACCCTCCTAACTTCTGCTAGCTTTAGGCCTATGCCCTGCCCCGACCCAACTCTCAGTCAAGGTCACTCTGTGAACCctaggactcaaaaaaaaaaaacaaaaaacaaaaaacaaaagcttaaaaatcACTGGTTTATCATGATTTCTCAcctcaaatagaaaaagaaatatccttaTTGTGGGGATGattatttaaaaacccaaatgatataaagctaaaagtaaaaaatgtccATCTACTACTGTACAATTTACTTGCAACTTTTCAGTCTTGAGATTCACAatcatgtatatttatacacTGTATGTGCAGTAAGTATCCTATAAcaaattttttctcttaacaCCAATTAATATCATTCCATGTacataaaaacatggaaaaacatgTAGATTTCATCCTTTTCACCAGCTGTACAGTAtttccttatgccagtaccataattTAATCAAGCACTATCAATGAACACTTAACTAGTGAAAATCCTTATACATACAAGTTTGTATACTCATTTTTCCCAGTTTGAGATATACTTGATATATAACACAGTTTTCTAAGGTGTACACCATGATGAACTGATACACATTTCTATTGTTAAAATGATTACAGCAGTGAATGCATCCATCACCTCAGTTATATTTTGTGtgctgagaacttttaagatccactctcttagcaactttcaaatatacaatactgTCAACTAtaagtcactatgttgtacattacatgcctggaacttactcatcttataagaaggttgtaccctttgaccaccttcatcctcatttattttcttaggttaaatttatagaaatggaGTTGCTGAATTAAAGGATATGTGTGCTTCAAATTGATAAGTGCTCTTTTAAAGTGCAGATATTCACTTATGGAGAATATGGTatgcattacaaatatttttctctattttaacattttcatagtattctctaccatgcaaatggttttaaaattttttgtcaagttttgtgtatatatggcaaaaaaaaaaacatgtaacatGAAATCTACTTTCTTACATTTgtatacagtattgttaactatatgtACATTGTCATACTATCATAAGATCATAAAACTTATCTATATTCTTTAGTACTCTATAGTTTTATCATTTCACATGCAAACCTTTAagttcttctcttccctcctcttcctcctcctgagaAAAAAAGTTCAATTCTCCCATACTATTTCTTATATAACCTAACTCTCCCCTTGTCTCAACTACAAGAGATTTCTTTTTGGCTATAAGTAACAAAATACAGAACCAAAAGTATATTGAACAagttaaggaatttattttctcatgtaacAAAAAGTCCAAAGGAAAAGCAGTTCCAGGATTGGTTAATTCGGAATCACAATTAAGGTGCTTTCTATCTGTGCACCCTGCTATCCTCAGTATGATGGCTTTCATCTttatgcttgttctctctcagtTATCATCAGATGGAAGAGGAGATGACAAATGTACTATATGAGCACTGACCCCAACCCACTGAGAAGATATGGTCTAATGAAAGTTGGTGTGCCTAATCCAATTACCCACCCCTCTGCTCTAGGGAAATAGTAATTAGGGAAAAAAGATAAGGAACCTTCAACCAGCTCTTCTACACATGGGGAGAGAAGCTGAAAGTCAAGACTGTAACAGAAGTATAAAATTCCTTCCTCAAATACCTAATATTCTTTGGCCTTGGAGTCACTGAATTCACATTTAAATTAATctatatttcacttttattacATCGATGGAGCTCTCAAGGACtgaattctaataaaattaagGACTAAGTTCTGTTAAagtaaaatgaactttttaagCAATTTAGGCAGATAGGAtgtatatatcacacacacataatatacaatgtatataataaaatccttataggcataaaaattcttaatagaaataaattataataaaataaaaattgttttagtgtattgtttgcttttcttaaataactaaaattcataaagcaaaaccaaaatttgTTCATTCTTACAAATGAATCATACAAAAATGATTCTGATTGGTGCATACTTTTCTTAATGCTAATTTATCAAACCCTGAGttttgcttctctgtctgtggTTATATACACACCACTATAAGCAAAtaagaatgtttaaaataaggGTCCTACATCTTAGGGTTTAGATATTTGAAATCAGGTTTTTCATTCTGAATAGTTTCAGTAAAATCTGTTATTTAGACTGTGTATCTGCTTTAAGTAGGTTTgtgttaaattaataaaatacaaccTTACTCCTGCTTAAGAGTGCATCTTTCATTACATAAGTTAGCAAATAGCTTATATCAATACAAATGTCCAATATTGTAATTAAATCATTGCTACTTGATATACTTTATACATGAATAATTTATCTCTTTACACTGTTGAAGCTTTGCCTTGCATTTCAGTATGTTTTATAGCTTCTGGATCATCACCTGAAAtttacctaaaaaaagaaaaatgaaaatcattcctTGATTTTAGGTGCAAGGAAAACAAGCCTAAACATCAATTTTTCTGTCCTATTAGAAAGTGATTTCAATGAAGAAACTTGCTGTGTCAAACAACTTTTCACACTTTTCACAATGCTCAACAAAGTCCATTTCATTTTTGAGATGATTATCTGTTTTGTGAATAggtgtctttgcttctctttgtgATTCCTACCTGTGTAGTTAACCGCTGACTATCAGTGTAAACAGAAAGGTAATATAGCGATGCtcaagtcaattttatttttggttggtAGCTTTGGTAAAAAGATCTTTGGAAAGGACTTTAGCGATAAAAGATTAGTTGGTTTTATCTAGCTTTATTctagaaaattgtttttaaaaagacatttcaatGGTATAGGAAAATTTGCTATCTTAAAGAGTAATgcagaaatatttcctttaaaagttaagaatcaccagggtgcctgggtggggcagtcagttgagtatctgagtcttggttttggttcaggtcgtgatctcagggttgtgggatgagCCCTattttgggctctgcactgagcaccactgagcacagagtcaacctgggactctctctctctctctctctgcccttcccccacctcttagaaataaatctttaaaactaaatacCTACATAAAAGAATCACTAAATTGTCTTATACATTTGGATTATGTTAGCACACTTTCTTAAATCATTGTCCATTATGAATTTAAAAGTCTGAATATGAATATAAGCATACTACAtattatattaaatgttaaaattgataaaagttaaaacaaaatggCTTtagctttctaaattttttctatgttaataaaaacaaacaccagacttgaaaaataatcactaaaaacatttttttttttaagattttacccatttattcatgagagacacagagagaaagagaggcagaggcacagatagagggagaagcaggctccatgcaaggagtctgatgtgggactcgatcccggaactctaggatcacaccctgggcttaaggcaggcactaaactgctgagccacccagggatcccccgttaaaaacatttttaagaaatgtgaaTTCAACTTACAAGCAGGCATTGAAGATACTTCAGCTGTGACAATACTTTTTATTCCCAAGTTTGATAAGCCACCTCTGATTAAGCCACATGTAAATGCTAAATACTGAAAggaacaaaaatgtaaagaatattaAGGATCTACTAAGATAGCAATGCTATTGAAAAATATGACATTTAGTTAAACCTTGGTATTAATAAGTCATTGCTGCTTAAAAAGGGACTGTGGAAGAATTTCTCAAAGTACTGAAAATTCTGATTGTTAAAACAATTTCCCAGCTTAATGACAACTAAAACATGGACACATGACTTAAGGTGCTCCAGCCCTGGACTCTGAATCTAGAAAGAGtgaaaaaacaaactagaaacagATTAGAATTAGTTGTAGAGGCAGCAAAGGTGGCTGTCATCAGTGCTATGCAAAGAATTCTAACCCTCCCTCCCTAAGGGTCTACTTCTATAGTTCTTGCCTGCTTTCTGAGGCTTCCCATCAATTCTGTAAGTTTATCTCCCTAAACAGAGTTGGTTTCTGTTTTCTACAATCAAGAATAATGATTTCTTCAGACTTATAGCCAATCTGCTACAACAAAGAATCATCCAGTTCAGAATATCAACAGTGCAAGTGTTGAGAAACCCTATCAAATGGAAACCAGGAAAGAGAATGGGACTAAACTATAGCAGAGAAAGCCAGCCAAGAACAGGAATCAAAAATTAAGTAATCCAAGGAATTTTTGATTATGTACATTTTTGTATTAGATGATATTCAATATGATAAAtctatgaaaaacaaattatccgtttataattaatttacataaatgaGTACTGATCAGTAAGTAGATCTGGAGTCATGAAATTTTGACCTGGAAGAGACTTTAGTGATTACTTATAATATAGGTGCTATGATAACCAATCTTATTAAGGTCTAGAGGGGATTATGTAACTTATCCAATGTCAAACAAACCTGTAAATTGTGtagtttaaaatatagatttatttggTTTGAAGCCCATGCTCTTCCCACTATACTTATAATGCTTTTGTTAGATAATTTAGGTATGGATAAATTTTTACAGATAACTAATAGGTTATACTGACCCAGATATTTTAATCACCTCAAAGAAACCCTTGCATTAAAACCTCAGCTTTCTTTAATACATCTGATCTACTTATGGATTCCtacctgaaaataaaaacaaaaaccacacaataTCCAGAAGCACAAAACATGTGTTATACTTAAAacatgtattagaaaaaaaatgttcatgatattaaaaaattgttttttaattaactaaagGAGATTGTAAATATACTGTGAGGTGAATATTTTCACACAACGCCAGTTTTGTAAGCTTAACTATCTTTTCTGATATATCTATGCTGTATATTCAAGAATCTAACATTAATTTACATTTCAGTGGCATTTGGTTGTAATATCATAAACCTACTCAGCTATAGGttaatacagtttattttaatatgatgAACACATGAACACCCGTCTCCTATTTCATAAAAAAGTActtaaacaaaagagaacaacTTTAAAACCTATTCAAATTCAAAAGTCTGTTGTTGTTGGCATTGTACTTTCCCTAAGAAAACTCCAATCTTCTATTCCATTAAATACCTTAGATGCATGTTCTAAATACTGTTTTCCTGCAGACATCTGAGTAAGCAGACGAAATTTGTTGTCCTGAAGTACATAGATGCcctatttgaaaaatagaaaacatatccAAAGTCAGTGTAGTCTGtagtctttaaaaatgatctctTCCCTTCaaaacaattcaatttttttttaagttattaaaactCTCTGATGGtcaaatttctttaaatgaagGAATTTCACAATTTTCAAGCTGAAAAATTGTTCAGAACTTTATaacactaatatttattgaatgcttcaAGATACTAAAGATATAAAGATGCCTAAGATAGTTCCTACCCTTAGAGAACCCACAGACTAGTGGCAAAGGAATCAGAAATACACGTCCAGGTGGAATTAGCAGTTATATATTATTAGCTCATATCTACAAAGCTAATAATCAGTCACTTCCATTAGCATTTCAATACTTACAAAGACTGATATTGTTATGTTAAAAGATGAAACTACTGGTAGCTACTAatacatctttttcattttctaatactTAATCAAAATGCCAAATCCATTCTAAATATTTCCTTgagttttataaaacaaattaaatttatttaaatgcacAATTTTCCATGTAATCTATTAAATCTTGtatcaacaaattattttaagagaaaaatgacagcAACTAAATAATGCAAAAGTtgcttaaaagttaaatatactttataaacTTTAGAAATTACTCTAAAAACAAATGTGACATACTTGTATTTCTGCGAAAAGAACCATTAATAACTAAGGAACCAAATCCTAGACGTTTATCATTCTacatttgctacttttttttttaagattttatttctttattcatgagacacacccagagagagacagagagaggcagagacacaggcagagagagaagcaggctctatgcagggagcctgacgtgggactcaatcccagatctccaggatcatgccctgggctgatggcagcgctaaaccactgagccacccaggctacccaactttttaaaacttaagataGTTATTTAATTGGGAGAAAGAAACAGCTATCATTACTGATAAATGTCTCTTAGTTCTTATTCACTATATCCTATTACAGAAAAAAGGTAATGATGTATTAAcacataaaagaaacatttcaaaggtgactaaaaatttttagttaaatataataaatgactaaaatagaACATTTATATTAAGTTAAAGGACCTAAAAACTAAGCCTTAATTTGTTTAAGTACCTGATGATTTGTCCTTAGATTGTCGATCTGTTTCTTGAATACTGTAGTCCaaaaatctttgcaaatgaaCTTCATGATATCTAACTCATCCTTGAACCTTGCAGTATCTTTTGTAAACCTACAAAGACCAACTAAAAGTAATCAGTATTCTTCCTCCAAAGAAAGCAGGAGGGTCACATTATTCACTAATTTTGAAATGCCATTACAGCACTGAACATTAACTGATAGTCATAAAGTAAtcagaacaaagcaaaaagatCCCATTTCAATTCACATTGTTATGTAATTATGGTGCTAAAATTAATCTAACAATAAGCTGCAATTTTAGGTACCATACAAGTCATTCTagcatgtcaaaaaaaaaaaaaaaaaaaaggctgagcaTAATCATGGTATTGTTATATAAAACATAACCAGATTCAGCTATTCAAATAATGAGAAATGAATACTTTATGAATTCGTCTATAAATTAGAAGATTACTACATGCATAAATCTAGACTCTAAAGCATTTCCATTCCTTGCATTTAAACAAAAATCCATTTAGGTTAAAGAACCTACTAGACCTCAAATAGAAAATGTAACTAAATTTTAGATGTTGCCTCAGTACACCAaagtttttaggaaaaaagtctaaaatataaaatatacatatacattttcttcaaatattaaaacatgaaagTTAGGTAACTGAGTTAAAATAGCATCAGacctaaaaagaaattttaatg
This Canis lupus familiaris isolate Mischka breed German Shepherd chromosome 8, alternate assembly UU_Cfam_GSD_1.0, whole genome shotgun sequence DNA region includes the following protein-coding sequences:
- the TRAPPC6B gene encoding trafficking protein particle complex subunit 6B isoform X2 gives rise to the protein MENGRCITKLENMGFRVGQGLIERFTKDTARFKDELDIMKFICKDFWTTVFKKQIDNLRTNHQGIYVLQDNKFRLLTQMSAGKQYLEHASKYLAFTCGLIRGGLSNLGIKSIVTAEVSSMPACKFQVMIQKL
- the TRAPPC6B gene encoding trafficking protein particle complex subunit 6B isoform X1, with protein sequence MADEALFLLLHNEMVSGVYKSAEQGEVENGRCITKLENMGFRVGQGLIERFTKDTARFKDELDIMKFICKDFWTTVFKKQIDNLRTNHQGIYVLQDNKFRLLTQMSAGKQYLEHASKYLAFTCGLIRGGLSNLGIKSIVTAEVSSMPACKFQVMIQKL